The genomic segment TAGGtgtattgtgaaacttcattCAGTGTAACTCTTcactgcatataaccaaggcaagttgccGCGTCAGGCACGCACAACTTTGGTGGGActaccccccgtgctgcccagcgctgaataaacatacctacttcACAATCTTgctgattgtggagtccgtttTCCACAAGTCAAACACATGGCAGCTTAGAGACATCTAAAGGCCACCCAGAGACGCTATGCATTCAGACAGTCCCAGAGACCCTGTAAAGAGTCCCACAGCTCACTAGGGGTGTCAAGGTAGCCCCCTAGTGCCTATGGAAGAGCCTGGAGATgcctcccccccttccttcccaccccaccccccccatacATGCGAGGATGGTATGAAGGAAAACCCTCAGAGATCCAGGCATAGCCCCAGAAGCACTAAGCCATATCTTGTACCTCCGTGTGTGGAGGGATCTTGGTGTGCTTCACGATGCCGACAGGTGTGCAACTTAGAGCAGCACTGCCCTTTCCTCCCCACACCCCTGCAGTGAGAACTGCTGTGTGGGTGGCCTGTGCAGCACACGCTATGGCTGGAACCCCACTCCAAAAGGCTTCTACAGGGCTTGGTACAAGTTGGTTGTGGTcccagcagagggaaaggagcaCCGGAGAGAGCTGTAAAGCACCTAGCACATGGGTCAAGCTTGGAGCCTGACTTCAGGGATAAAGAGGCACACATCTCGCGCTCCCCTGAGAAAGGGTTTAATGGGGACAGTGGGAtctgctgtttttcaaacaaaagaaaaaatggggtAATACCCACAGGGGAGACAAAAACATACACATATGCACACTATGTACAGAGTGGCACAGGCAGCACCAGGCATCCTGAGCCCACCCCCCCacataacacacacacacacacaccctatCCTTATGATGAAttgcctgccccttctcccATCCTTGACCAAGACAGGAGAAGGGGGGGGacgaggggagggaggggaactTGCCAAGCAagagggggtggagggggagtCACAAAAAGATTGGGATATAAGGGGGCAATGGGAACATAGGGAGGGGGGCTGCCTGCAAGGATGGGGAGCATGGAACTCTTTGGTTTCAACATTATGACTGCACAGGACTACCTTGTCCAGAGGGCCAGCAGATGCAGAGAAAGGTGGAACTGAAATAGAAGGACACTGTGTTGGTGCAAGAAATGGAAAGATTTAACAAGTGagagagttttattttattaaatgtaacCCAAACCACTCCATTAACAGAGGATGTTTTTCTGCCACTCATATACTGTAAACACTGGAAATTCAGAGTGTAGGATagatttggagaaaaatgaTCTGGTGGCAAAATGAACCGAAAAAGTGCATGATAGAAGAAGAGAGTCTAAGAGTCTAAGtaggcattttaaaagaatgtaaacaatatttttatgttttttattttttaaactactttttcaatgtatttcattatattttactttcttccttCACATTTATGGCCTGCAGGGCAAAGGAGTAAGAAACCGTAATATGCACACAGTTAATAGTTTATTGGTAGCTGGAAGTATGTctgcttatttttatatcatctcatatgcttttgtttttaaattcttactttttttcccctttcctgatGCCTTTCTTGCTATAAttctctttaacatttttttttcttgggattACATATCtctatccatttttatttttctctttggttcCTTAgtctttctcttgttttgttttcctagttttctttcttatctttATCTGCTCCTCTATTctttcctccttatttttttttctgttctactttttatttctctcttcacCTCTTCTACTTCAGTTTCTCCCAAAATTTTAATATTACTCTGTGGCCTCAAGTCTCCTTTGTTTCAGACCTTACCCACCTCTTATTTTGTAGTCTAAAACTTTTTCCTTCATCTAGTATACAGCGTACATACATTTGGAGTTCCAAATTTATAATCTTACCATACAGTATAGATTATattagagattaaaaaaagaatgtattAAAGTCTTTGTAGTCTTAAATAACTCTGTAACTTTAAAGATGTGTCTTTGAAGAAGCAGTTAGTTATATACCAGTTATGCAAGTTCCATAGATCATTCcatagtcctttttttttttcagtgaggatGAAGTATCTGACAAATCATAAAGAACTTACAATAAttctgtcttattttttaattctagtTTAATCCAAACTATTTGTATTGCACTAATTAACCTGAAAAAAAGCCATTGAAGGATTGGTTGTTATGGATGCAGACTTGGAGGCTCTGTGTGGCAGTCTACTTATTGGAAAAGTTCCTGAGAATTGGGCTAAGCATTCGTATCCTAGTCTCAAACCATTAGGGAGCTATGTCCTAGATTTTCTGGAAAGGCTGAAATTTTTACAGGTAATGTACAAGAGGCAGTACTAATTATTTAATCTACTTTTTTCATATAACTTGCCCTTTATGTTAAAGGAATATTGGGAAAGATGTGATAGAGTTTGCTAGCTTTTCTAAATCCTTTTATGTAGAAAGTGATCAAAGAACAtaggatttttctctttctgattaTTGAATGTATCGTTTTCCTCTTACCAGGATTGGTATGAATTAGGGAAGCCCACAGTTTTTTGGTTGTCAGCATTCTATTTTACTCAAGCGTTTTTAACTGGAGCTATGCAAAACTATGCTAGGAAACACAGAATCCCTATTGACCTTCTGGGATATGAATTTCAGGTATAGATAAATTacaagtgtttattttattaatctgGGTCCTGATGTTACAGTGAGATGCAGTAAGTAAATCCTGactgaaatgttcattttgcAATTGTCATGCTGCAGTTGAAGACATACATTTAATTCTGTGATGAGGTAGGCACATTTCCgtaaaagaaattttgaaagtAGTTCTCTCATTGGACCTGGGCCTCCACTCAGAGAAAAAAACGGCCTCCACAGCGTGTATTTGTCTGTGTGGTTAAAGCCTTATTTTATAACCTACAATAAGGGCAACTAGAAAGCCACAGAAAGCTTCTGTCTTTATGGTTTTGTATAAAAGTAACATCCAAAAGAAAGTACTACATTATTCTGATTTTGGattgattttctgaaaattggCAGTTGGTGtaatacatgaaaaaacaaacacctatGAAAGTTTATTAACACAGATCACTTATTTCTTGTAGGTTATTCCTCGGGATACTGCTGATACTGTACCAGCAGATGGTGTTTATATacacagattatttttagaTGGAGCTCGCTGGGACAGGACAAAGTCagtaacaaattattttagtacAGTTTTAGAAAGCTTTCTTAAGCACTCAAGCAAGATCTAAGTATTTCAGGTGTTACTTTTCAAACTATTATAATAACACacttgaaaatatattcattcTTCTCAGGGTCtcaagataagaaaataaaacagtgactcttttaaatattattgtGCTGGAAATGTTGGGATGTGCTAATCtgcattaaaatacaaaaaatcatCTGGTAGCATGAGCTGCAGAAGGATTTCAAGCAGATactccaattttttttttaaataaccaaTAATTGGTATCTAGCCTGAGTCATCTTAAGACTGTAAGACTGTTGTGACTGTAgcactttctttgctttttttacaAATTCCTCAAATAAACATTATATTGCTAGTTagaagtattttatatataaaaatactttttcatgcatggaaaatggaaaacaatcgTCAAAAAAGAGCACTgagatattattttttcctctcacccTTGGCTTGGTTTAATACCAAGCCACAAATAACGACTTTGTTGCTTTCTCTCACCAGGGGAATGTTAGCTGAGCAGTATCCCAAATTGCTCTTTGATATAATGCCAATCATTTGGATAAAGCCAAGTGAGTATAATTACCTTGAAGTACGTGCTATTTGACAAGATGTTCAAACAATGAATTCCTTTGTTACAGAAGACCGATGCTCGTACCCTCACCAAAGCACCCAAATGTGCACCTGACCTTTAACTTTTACATAAAAGATTGAATGAGTCAAATTGACAACCAGTCTCATCTCATCTGAGCAATAGGCCTGTCCCCCTCTCCACAGGTGTTTGTAATTATTAATTTGACAAATGGATTATTTAGATTAACCTGATCTGTTTCTCAATCAAAAGATAATTTTGGCAGGAAAAGCACATGGTGTTTGAATTCCTGGCTAACTCAAGTTGAGGAGAACTTTGAATTGACCTACAGAGACTTACTGTTTTACCTCGCATGATTTAGCAAAGTTTGCTCAGATTATCTTTATCTGCTCCTAGTTTTCTGTGATACcagtaaaatgttttctatgaCTATTTTCTTTGATTAGGAACAGTAAATAgctgattttcatttatttgcttatgCAAGACTTTATATTGCAGTTGTTGCAAGTTAGATGCAAATTAGCTACTATGCAGCCACACAAAGTTTCcactttttctgtctgtgcctTCTTTTGGCATTGGGTGAATCTGTTCTCAGACTTGCACAATTTTAAACATTGTGCAAGTTGCACGTGAACAGTTTAGTTATAAGAGGATTGTTGAATCTCTAGTGATTTGAATTGCAGTTAGGCTCTGTGGCTGCTGGACCATAATTCTTAGGGAGATCCTAAAAGCTTGTGTCTAAATGTTAATCCTAACATGAAACCAGAATGCAAAATGCTTTAATTATGCAACTATTCAGATGTGAATGTGTTTTTGAATTATTACAAAGtttgtagaatcacagaaatgcaTAAATTCCTGAAAACAGATTGTAATTAAACTAGTTTTCtggcttttttaaataaataaataaataaactcaaCAGATACTGTGTTCCTCACAAAGCaatattgctatttttatttagctttaaGGATGTTACTGTAAGTACTTAACATTTAGATTACTACTTAATGTGGAGGTTATATTCATATCAATGTATCTACTATATGTAAAAtcttggtttcttttgtttttttaaagctgcaaaaTCAGATATAAAGAAATCTAATGCATATGTTTGCCCTCTCTACAAGACAAGTGAACATAAAAGAGTCTTATCTACTACTGGACACTCCATTAACTTTGTCATTTCTCTGACGCTTAACACTGATAAACCAGTCCAACACTGGATCAAGCGAGATGTTGCATTGCTCTGCTAGCTGGATGACTAACTTTGACCAGTTCAGATACAAATGTCGAAAGAtacctttctttttgtgtgCTTACAGAAGTGGAGCATGCTGCGTAACAGAAActtagagacttttttttttttttatcttaaaagaGGGCACGTGTTTTCTGATCCTCAGTATTTTGCCTTAAATAAGTATGTGTTATTATTAGCACCTTTACAATCTTTAAAAGGTACGGTTAGGCTTTTACCCTTCGGAAACATTATTAATGTGTAAACATAAATTTTATGCATTACTAAAATATCACTAAATATATCTTAACCGAAAACAAAATGTCTGCACTTTCTGTGAGAAACATTACAATTAATGAACTTGAAGCATTAAGAGTGCTGAATTGTGTGAGTGGAAACCCAATAGATAGTAAGTTGGGGGATTTCAGTCTTGTGTTATATATAGCCCATGTTCTGTTCTGCAACAATGGAGACTGCAGTATGAGAAATTTTTAATCTGTAATAGGCACTACCAAGTCTCTTCCTTGCTCAGCAAATTCATCTTTTCAGGATTtaatttggatatttttttttacttttccagtTTCCATTAAGCAGAAATGATTAAAACCTCCCTTATGACTGCCTGccataaaatgttatttctgcttctttgttGCTCCAGAGAGGCAGTCCAGTTTCAATTCCTTCAATGATTCTATActtctcttttcttaaaaataataatagtaataataattactcAAGCATTCTACCTTAGCTCTCATCTACTAAAGAACTGTTTCCACCTTGCATGCAGACACAGCTATCATCATTTCTTTGTAAGGATCCCTCCACAAAATACAGTGAGTGAATTGAGCACAGGAAAGTCTCACTCCAGCCTACCTTCACCGTTACAACTagacaactttatttttcatttcattgcttACTGTGTGTTACACATAGAAGAGgttttggatgtttttttctgaaaaactccTTTTCCCTGTACAGACTCCATAttatcttttctttgctttcttatttctattaatatttatatgtaaattGTGATAGGCAATCAGAGGTGGATAGTAATATTAATAGGGtcatctctttattttatttgatagTTTACACTTACTTTTattgtttgtattgttttctttatgtgtTGCcttatctatttttaaacaagctCCTGCCAGTATCTGTAGTTCACTCTTGTGAAGtactaataatttttttctctccataaGGTAACATTTACTAGTTGCAGTTCTCAGCTTCTCATTCCAAAAACTTAAACAAGAGTATTTTGTAAATAAGTAGAACTTCAAATTCCTTCTTTTGTTGACACCATTTGTCAGATCAGATTATGAAATGTAACTAACCTGTATGAAAGAAACATGGAGAAAGTCCCAGAGTATATTATGATAGGTTATTTATAGTGAGCTATTAAGGGACACAAACTCTACTGAGATCAGTTTCTATCCTGCAAATATTGCTTTCAACTTAATAATCACTTCTTCAAAGTGTGAAGTCTTCCACAAGGTgaggaaaaactgcattttctcaATTCCTAGGAAAAtcagtacatttttaaagagtGTTTATGTACACATTGTACTACTGATAATCGAATGCTAACAGATACTTGTATGTATGTTTTCTTactaaatttctctttcttgataCATATGCAATTACAGAGCAAGGCCTTGCAATCACACATTAGGTGGATCACATAACGAAACGATGCAGGTTTGCTATGAATTACTGCTGCTCAACTTTAAGACATTTCTAGAATTATTCCAAGTGTTGTATtgacatttcttcattttgctgcacttattccttttctcatttatttgtcttcagttttatttgttcattttattttattttgccctGTATTTTTAGTGGAAGTTTTGATGAGGTAAAATGGATGAAAGGTTTGAGTCTAACAGAACATCTTTGATTTTAATCTATAGTACGTAGCCAAATGTACAAAGGAATAGTGCTACAGATTATGCATATAAAAAGTGTACATCTACACACATAATATTTAATGATCGATTTGGGTGTAaagattttctaatttttttttggaacatttAGACTTAAATAGTATAAATGGGATTTCTGTGCTACATTGTTTGTATTATAATCTTAAAAGATTCCTAAAAACATTCTTAATTGAATCCTTTCAATTTggtaaacattttctttttcttttcttttaactgtgGTGATGTTCttaagctttttattattattattaactcCATTGTGATTACACCAGTGTTTTTGATTTCTGCATGTATTTGAATTTATATTgttgcaatatttttatatatatccCTTACAACTGTCAGGCAAGTACAGGTATGCATTAACAAAGAATGCACACTTGTAGGTTTCTCTCTGCCAAATGGCTGCAGATGATATATGCAAGGTGGTAACTTTGGTCTTTTTTCAGCCATGGAGTATGATGTTGTTTCAGTTGAAAGACTGAAGTACATGATGTTAGCaaaatttgcaatattttttcttgtcagtcAGATACGGCTTGTAGTCAGATACGGCTTTCTTGTAGTCAGATACATCTGTAATGATATATTTGTTGAAACACGTTGAACAAAAGGTATTACTAACAAATCTTATGTCTTTCAGCTACTTTTCACTACCAGGCCCTCTGTGAACAAAACGAAAAAACATCCCAAATTTtattgcagagctgctttcctaCTAAGGAAGCATCAGAGCATGATTGTGGTATTTGAGTGTCTGAAAGTTTTAAGGGGGAAGGACTATTTAACTAtctgaaaattatattttacttatttttattctttctagtAGTAATGCCAGATGAAGTACCTATTCTGTATGTTCAGTCTGTGGAACAGGGATAAAAGCTGGCACATGGTATTGGACTAGAAGACCTTTATTCTGTTCTAGAGTAGAACAGCTCTCTTTGCAGTGTTCCAGACTAAATACCTGGGAGAAGATGGTAGCTTGAGAAGGAGTAGTtctgattcatttattttaggcCGTGCTTTGTTTCTCTTGATAGTTAAAAAACAATTGCTGTTTCTATTACTCCAGACATAACCTGAAGACTTAACATCTGTGTCCaattaaaaagcagtgttttcctACAAAAAGGTGATCCAAGTTGTGCTGATTGGCCATGTATAatgctatatatatatctgaCAATAATTCTGATGATGAAATCCCTACCCAGCAAGCTATTCAGGAAAGCTTACAAGATATGCATAAAAATGAAACGAGTGCCAATGCAACAGAGGATGAAAGGTAATGAGTTATTACTTATGTTTTGGGTGATTTATTGCCATTATTATATGTCTGGCGTTGTGTCATTGATACTAGAAACCACTTGTAGCTTGCTTGTTCTGAGTTCTCCCTGGAAATGTACACGTGTTTCCTCAAAAATATGGAATGTGTGAAGCTGTCAGGTGACATTTTATCTAATATCTAGATGAGTACAAAGCTTCACTGAGGAAGATCAGGATGTGATACAAAAAATAGATTGGTGTGGTCTTTCGGTGGAAACCCAGTATTTCCAGTGGCACAGGCAGAccaacaaaaatgcattttaatgtgTTAAAGTCTGACAAAACCTGCGTAACTCGAAGAAATCTGTACTCAAAGAAATCTGTGGTCTAGTCTTGAGTATGTAAGTTAAGGTATAATTATATCCTGAACTTCTCATTAATTAtagcactttatttttattgtgttcaTGCAGTTTCCAGTTTGTTGCCAGTAAAGAACATGGAACGATAATTGCAGCAATTCGGACAGTTAAGTACAAATACACTGCACTAAGCCTATACCCTAGGAATCACTTTGGTACTGCATTGTTGAGCAATGCCtacattttgtgtgtttgaTCAGCTGATTTAAGTGCAGTTTTTCATGTAAACAACCCCTAgattaaaaattgctttctcaaaataatttttttattcttgataCACTGGGATAAATAGCACTGAATATATTAGTgccttaatttctttttaatgatgaGTAATCAAATATGTGTCTGTCTCAAAGTATCACAGGTCAAGAAGAGGTTTTGAAGAAGCTGgtgaggcacagttctgcttTTGAGGAGGCAGATCAGCAAGGCTGGCTTCCCGTACATGAAGCTGCATCACAGCTAAATATGAACATCCTTGAAATAACGTTCAAAGGTATGGAGTCCTTCTGATTTTCCAATAAAAAGTATTACAAAGCCAGCTCTGTTGAATGATTCAGCTTCGGatgtgttctgcttttctgtatttcagcctCCCGTGCCATTACGTGGGAACAGACCACACTAAAAGGGGAAACACCTCTCTTGGTGGCAGTAAGAaattgctttgcagaaaatgtcCACTTTCTCCTGTTCAATGGCTGCAATCCCAATGTTAAGAATGAAGAGGGAGATTCTCCTTTAGTTGTAGGTGAGTATCTTGTTTGGGGGTGAATTGAAAATACAGTTACATGTTTTAGGTTGCAATTTGACTTGTGCagtatctaaaatattttgctgtaagGAGCAAAAAATGTTAATCTCAGTATTTAacgtgtttgtttttcttagaagATATCAAGGCTTTAAATGAGCTTACAGAGCTTACATTCCAAGTTAGTAACTGTCACTACAAGGTTCCtaacattatttattaattaaagtATTGTTCTTATTGATCTATTGAAGTGTGGGAAGCACAGAGCTAGGAGAAGCTAGAAGTCTTTCCCCAATGTCTGatctacagcctcctttaaggtacctatagagagcgataaggtcgcccctgagcctcctcttctccaggctgaacaagcccagctccctcagccgctcctcgtaagacttgttctccagacccctcaccagcttcatcgcccttctctggactctct from the Anser cygnoides isolate HZ-2024a breed goose chromosome 10, Taihu_goose_T2T_genome, whole genome shotgun sequence genome contains:
- the LOC106040531 gene encoding dynein axonemal heavy chain 12-like isoform X2, coding for MNILEITFKASRAITWEQTTLKGETPLLVAVRNCFAENVHFLLFNGCNPNVKNEEGDSPLVVALQYALKDEVMLRMLMNYGYEVHLCFDCPRGNASHSQYVTDGWTSTAIKDTTVLLAGLQ